The genomic stretch cctcccctttgaagagacagagccacacaaagccgattatcgtcctcatggccaacggatgcagttgggccacggcaagattcatagctttgatgatggccatgacgtgttcgttcaaaggaaaccggagcccgtactccaaatgccggatgtacacgccgatatgacccgggggaggacagcagaccgcctgaccctccccagggaaaacaattttatacccctcaccaaGGAAGAAATGATCTCCGAAAAGAGTTTCTCCGGAGCTGCTTGCGAATTTATTTGCCCAGACACGGTCGAGGCGGTCGTGCGGGCCTCACCATGATCCGGAACAGTCGTCCTCCCACCATCAACGGGAGCCCCCTCACCACGATCCGGAATAGTAATCCTCCCACCATCACCGGGAGCCCCctcatcatcatcagcatcatcctcaCCCTCCAACTCCTCCAGGAGGGGCAGATcagctacgggagaaggagacctagggcccccaaaccttagcgggatggcctccagtccctcctcctcatcaagacgcgacggggaaccccccggcgcagaagtaccaATCCCGGCATCAGAGgacatgattcacaacaaattactagcaagaaaaataaaaaagtttgcttgtttaccttaaagaaaaacactcgccggatcaaatactccgaagattaagaagacgaagacaacccttgaaagtttggagagatgaagattttggaaaaaattttcgaaaataaaatggaggccaaaaatcacggaataactgacctatttatagagaaaagcccatgaagaagggccaatcagggcacagcccatgaagcgtcaaccaatcagcgaacatacacgtgtcaaacatgcaaccgtgggatgtcaatcgttgcaacagtcgaACGAccatcaatgcaacagtgaccaagcgtcttcaacacgcctattcacatctcttcgactgatcatcttcctcaacaaattcctaggtatctagtctccgccggccacccgatcaaccaagctaggaagcactggccgggggcaatcaaaatcaaccggcactctcagccctggtctcggccagcgtcatgttcttttccacatcggataccctttatgcatccatgtggaggggggatatggtatacggTACGGCCTACcaagagccacgccgatgcaGAAGAAGAGGCCGATACAGGAAAATTTTCTGAAATATGCAGAATAtatgctcaacatacatcggagcccataccacggcatagactacgctgggggcaaattgatggggcatattccgcaccgctgaccaagtcaacatactgagcaaggtcaaagatgtccacaacaagtcaacgacttatacgaccctagccgatgcggcccatcggctgttagcctgggtctcggcgtgacaggCGGTCgtcgggacacatatccgcgtactcatatccaagacccctcggcggtgagtcaacatcgCCCGCCgacctgccataggtccctcggccgaggggtagatcggtctttccacctgctagccacttggccacttggccactacgtgacaaaaggtgaaagcctataaatactcctcaaccttcattgaggaaaggatctaaGAAActgaacctaaatacactattcatctggtaatatctcccttatctctctacaacatatctagccaagtaacacgaCTTAATCCTTTGAGTTTcatcgacttgagcgtcggagtgagtacgcttggcacaaagccaagccctcagttcgttcattgttgcaggagaggccgagaggaacgatagagacgcgaggaatccaactcaagacattattctacgagccacgggtggtaacgatacttgctctggaattacacccggaacaaaaatTAATTAGAAAATGTTTCCTAAAAAAAATTCTTGGTCATAATAATGTTTagtttaaaaaataataatagtaaaatatttaTATCACGTTGTACATATAATTAGTGCAATTTCATGTATGTAACAAAATAAAAATATCCCGTTAATATGTTCATGCAAGTTAAAAGAATATTATCCCCTTTTTTAAATGGTATAGAATTATTTATTGTATAAAATTAATTAGTATCGACCAGTTATAAATATGATATTATGAAGCTCATTTATAGCTTAAGTCGAAATTAATCAGGATGGCCCAGTTGTAAATATGATGTTATGAAGCCCATTTATAGcctaattcatttaggcgggaaaactttagagatctcttattattttagtttaagggggattAATTAATTAAAGCTCAGTTTCATTGTTGTTTAAGTTATAAGATCATTGATTGAATCTCAATCATCGCTTAAAGATTTTAATCGGTTAAGATAAAATAAGTGTATTGGTTGATTTATACTTCTTGTGCATTGTGGTGTAGAAGGGGtgaatatttttagagagagggACAATAATGAGATAAAAAATATAAAATCATCACTTTTAGGTACTCCGTTTTCAGTTACTACCTTGATCAATCAATCAATTAGGACCTTAATCAatcacactttaaactttaaagacaGTTTTTTTTTATAAGTAAAAAGAGACCAACAATTTTTACTTTAAACTGTCCGCATATGTACGCTTTAAAGATTAAACAACTAAAGTCTAAAAGTAGTCGATCAATTTGGCAAAATATTATTCGATCGGGTTGTGCTTAAATTGTAAGCAACATTATATTGCTACTCCTGTTTCCTTGGCTCTCTTATATTGTTTCAGCTAAAACTCACATTCATCAACAAAATATGTCAGTGATCACGACGACGGCGTACGCATCTGACAGCTGCGTTGCCGCCACCAACCTAACGTTGAACGCTGCCGATTTCAAGCTTCAACTTTCTGTCTTGGAAGCCAAATTTGACGTCAGACCAACCTTGTCTAACCTCGTCATCTTGTTCCAAAAGCCTTCCGCTTTGTCCATCGACTACAACTTCCCCAACCAAGTAACTCGCTTCATCCCAGTTAACTTAATACTATTATATATTAACGTCATTATTCCTATATTATGTATTATTACAACGTTTATTTAGATATTGAATTCGAATTTTGGGAATATTATATTGATAATGTAATATGAACAAGTGGTTAAGACATAAATATTGTGAGATTCGTAATAGTATGATTAAGCTGAACGGCGATTCATGCTTTTGATTTAGGTGATGTTTTTCAATCTCGCTTATATTTATATGGGGTGTATTATACGAGTATGAGAGggtgtatattttttttttatcacctATGCAATTTACAATCGCATATGACACTAATGATGAAATCGTATAGTCAAACTTTTCGTAATCTTGAATGTGATCTACTCATCGTATAATACACATTTTTCAGGATTTGAGGTTCCAGTTTATAAACAAGGGTAACCTTTTAGACAAGGAGGTAAACATGACATACACGCATTGGAGAAAAGAAAACAGGGTGGCATTAGACGGTACATTGTCGATAGATTCAAGAAATAAGGTGTCTGCTAATTACGAATTTGGTACCAAGAATTGCAAGTTAAAGTATAGTTATGTACAGGGTGAAGGAGCTAGATTATTTGAGCCTTGTTACGATTTAGCCAACAATTACTGGGATTTCTTGTTTTCGCAACGCTTTTAtgaggataatttgttcaaggcttCGTTTCAATCTTCTACTAATGTTTTCGGGCTTGAGTGGTGTCGAACTTCCTCTTGCAATGGCTCACTTAAGGtacattttgaatttttgatgctTGCTTATTCATCGTGTTATCCTGTCTAATACTAGTACTCCGTCTCATTCTTAGAAATTGCGCCATTTCAGAATTTGACTAATGAACTGTTATACTCCGTATATTACAGGTTTTGGCATCATTGAATGTGACCGAGAAACTAAAAATCCCAAAAGTATGCTTGGAGAGTACATGGAATTTCAGTATTTGATctactcagcttgcctttctggAGATCGTCTGAAATTTCGGGCATATGAAAACGGTTAAGACTCTGTAATTACCGTCAATATTTTACTAGAGAAATTGAGCGGGAAAAAAGTTCTAATAATGAATAAAACAAATGTCAAGCGACAATATCTTGGTTAATTGCCAAGATGAATTACCGGTTCTATCGATAATCCTATATTTCCATAACCAAAAAAATATAGGGAATTTGAAGATGGTACGTACTAGCGTAACTCATACAATCACAAATTCACAATGTATACGAGATCGAAGTTCAAAGGACTTTAAAGTGTAATTGACCTCTATTCTTTTAGACTGAAACTCTCTACACAACTAAAGAGTAAACGATACTATCATTCGTTGTCGACGAATTACTTCAAAGTCCATAGTTTTAATGAATTAACCAAACTACCACTCCCACTTCACACCCTTCGTTCAAACTATCGACAAACAATTTAATCGAGAATCAGGTCATATCCATGATGTACCCATTTAACCTTGATAGGCCCATCAATTAAGTCCACAAACACGTGGGCCTCGTGGTTTTCCTTTATTCAATTTTTAGCGGCCAACAATTATTAATCGCTCATCAGAAATAGTCCGCTAATTATAGAAACAGATAAATAGTTCCGGTCACTGCCTCCGGTGAACTCCGTTCttccccaatttctagggttttctcCGTCGATTCACGCCGATCATCTTCATTTCACCTCATTTCCCAATTAGGTCAGCTAATTTCACATTTTCCTCTTTTCTTATCTGTTAATCATGTATTTACTCTGTCTAAATTCGATTTTATTCGTTGAATTTATTGAATCAATTGTTAGCTCGCTTATTGATTGATACTGAACATTCTAGGTAttatgctgctgctgctgccgtATCTTTGATTATATAagtttgttaatgtgattgaagCTGGAAGATTGACTTGTTTTGAAAGGGGATTAGATTGGTGTAAGGGTTTATGGTAATATAGATTGCAGATGTTTCGTAATTAAGGTTTCAAATATGCAATTGATTTCGCTATCGAAGCTTAATACAATTTGCAGTTTGTCTTTACGAAGAGCTGTAATTAGTCAGGCTAAATTTAGGGAGAAGAGGAATTTGGGTTCTCATTCGTATTTCGAGGCGGGAAATTTTACTCAGAGAAGTTGTTGTGTAAGGTTATATAGTAGCCATCAAATCAACAAGTTTCCGGGGATAAATCCTAGTTTGAGGAAAGTAGTGATGGCTGCTTCAGGGCCGCAGTCGGTTTCTGGAGATATATACGTCGACAGTTTAATTACAGGCTGTGGGAATGTTGTGGATTTTGGGAAGCCAGCTGCCGTGTTCTTTGGTGATGCTAGTGGCAATAAGTGCAGAAGAGCTAGTGTTAGTTTGAGGAATCGAGGTGCTTTCTTTAATAGTCTAGGTAATCCTGTTGTAGGTTACCAGAATTGGAACTCAGGGTTGTTTAGTGGAGGGTTCTCGAAGAATTTTCACGTGTCTTGTTCTGCTAGTAATGGAGCTGCTGCTGATGTCCCTTTTAATATTTCTGTGAGAGATGAGCAGCTCGAAAATCCCGTTGAATCTTCTGCTCGGTATGTTGTTTTGCCTGCTTAAAGGAACTTTGAACTTGTAGTTTTGAGTAGTTCATAATTTAGGGGTGATAATTTTTTACTGACTTCGCTGAGTATCGATACATTTGGCTTGTTTAAGTTGATAGCTATCTCTTATGCTAAAACATTAGGTAAGATGGAGTTAAATCTTACTTAGTAGAGAACCATGATTCATAAGTAAGGGCTCCCACAATATGTGAGGAAGGGGTATCTAATGTACGCACCCTTACCCTTGTGCTTGCAACACAAAGAGGTTGTTTGAGAATGAgtcaagatgaaaattgcgttgaGAACTGCATTGAATGactgatatttcataataaaatgaagCGCAACCATTTTAGTGGGCCAGTATGCTTTCCATCATAATCCATATTTCAGAACAAAAGATAACACGTCTTTACTTCCATTTGATTATGTAAATTGCGTGGGCTAAATATAGAAAGAACTTTTTTTGTGTGGCAAATTGGTATCGGGAGTATAACATCCACTTTACACTAGACAAGATCACAAGACATACCTAGAAAACAAATGTAAGCTATTGGATCAGACATTCTTATTGGATACCTTCATCCTTCATTCCCTTTTTTGTCATACTCTTTACCAGCAGTCCGACATAAGATATTCACAAGTTCTTTGCTGTATACCAAAATGCTTCTCAATTtgatcaatattttttttttgttggttaaAGTAAAAATGCTGGTCAGAAAACCTTGAAGCTCAAGTCAGGCTCATGCTATCTACCACATCCTGATAAGGTGAAAACTGGAGGGGAGGATGCTCATTTCATTTGTGAAGAAAAACAAGTTATTGGAGTAGCAGATGGTGTTGGAGGCTGGGCTGATGTTGGTGTTGATGCAGGATTTTACGCTCGGTTACTTATGTCCAACTCTGTAGCTGCTATAAAAGAAGAGCAAGAGGGCCCAGTTGATCCAGCAAAAGTTCTGGAAAAAGCTCATGCGAACACTAAAGTTATAGGTTCCTCAACAGCTTGTATAGTTGCCCTTACAGATCAGGTTGGTATATTCACTGTGCTTTGATCCTTTAGTCGACACAATGGCACTTGATAGTGTAGACAACTTTGACAATTACATATAGTTAATGTCATATTGTCATTGCACCATTTCTAACCGTCTTAGTTCTTTTGAGCTTTGTTTTTTCTTGTTGCCATGAGACCGATGGCCCAAGAGACAATGATAGAGGTTTACTGCTGCGGTACTTATGAGTTATGATGTTTTGAATCTATGATCACTTTTTGTCTATTACTAAATATTGTTTCTCAATGATTATGAGTCCTGGATCTTCCTCATCTTGCACACCCACAGTTAGAACGTAATAGATTCCCTTCTAGGCCATTCATGTTTTATGGGGTTTATGGTATGGTGCAAGCGTTGGCCTCTTATGTAGTTGTATATCCATGAATGATATGATCAACATTACGTTGGTTAGCGAGTCATAGTACTATCGATTCAAGGAATATTAATTAAGATTAGTATGTTAACATCTTACCAAGCCTTTCTGATATAATTTCtctatctctatatatatatgtacatctGCCGTTTCATTATAGTGGTCAAACCATGCCTTCAGTTACTGCTTATTTTTATGATGATGTTTCTACAGTAAGTTTTGATTTTGAGCatgtatatgtttttttttttttgttttttttttttgacaggtgGACAAAGAGAGCATGTATATGTTTAATCATGCCTTTAGTTACTACATAATGTAAACATAAATCTTGCTTTGATTTTGTACATTGTTGATGATGTAGCTGCTGTATTTGTTTTACATGAATCCATGTATATGCTCACATTATGCCGGTCAAGATTAAAAGCATTTGAGGACAAATGTTTTATTAGGAAAGTTACTAGTTAATGAGTGGTGATTGGGGCTTATTGTGCTAAATTTTGGAGGTATTAGCAACTCCAATACTCTGTGTTTTCACTGCTTTTATTTGGCTCCTCTCGTGTCTTGAATTGTACAAGTTTTTTTGATTATCTGAGATCAGCCACTAATTTTCTTGGTCCATGTTGAGTTAATTGAGCCCACACTCACTAGTTAATTACTTTTGGCAGGGAATCCATGCCATCAATCTTGGCGATAGTGCATTCATAGTGATTAGAGATGGACATACGGTTTTCCGATCCCCTGCACAGCAGTATGGTTTTAATTTTCCTTACCAGCTGGCAAATGGCAACGGGGGTGATTTACCCAGTTCTGGTCAGGTACGTTTGCTTTGTATATCTTCAATTTTTCATTTGCAATCATGTGCTGTCATGTGATTATCCGTAGTTTCGGACATTGTAGCTGAGCTTGTGATAACATGTTCCCGATGAATGTCTTGTCGCCTCCTGTTAGGAAAATTAGCGTTCTTACATTAAAAAGAGATACACAAGATAACTACTTTAGTGATTCAGCATAAGCCTACAACACTAGACAACTTCACTAAGAATATTATTTCGCAAATACGAGTGCGAGGAGATAAAATTTGATATCCTTCATTT from Silene latifolia isolate original U9 population chromosome 2, ASM4854445v1, whole genome shotgun sequence encodes the following:
- the LOC141643717 gene encoding outer envelope pore protein 24A, chloroplastic-like, producing the protein MSVITTTAYASDSCVAATNLTLNAADFKLQLSVLEAKFDVRPTLSNLVILFQKPSALSIDYNFPNQDLRFQFINKGNLLDKEVNMTYTHWRKENRVALDGTLSIDSRNKVSANYEFGTKNCKLKYSYVQGEGARLFEPCYDLANNYWDFLFSQRFYEDNLFKASFQSSTNVFGLEWCRTSSCNGSLKVLASLNVTEKLKIPKVCLESTWNFSI
- the LOC141643716 gene encoding putative protein phosphatase 2C 80, encoding MQLISLSKLNTICSLSLRRAVISQAKFREKRNLGSHSYFEAGNFTQRSCCVRLYSSHQINKFPGINPSLRKVVMAASGPQSVSGDIYVDSLITGCGNVVDFGKPAAVFFGDASGNKCRRASVSLRNRGAFFNSLGNPVVGYQNWNSGLFSGGFSKNFHVSCSASNGAAADVPFNISVRDEQLENPVESSARKNAGQKTLKLKSGSCYLPHPDKVKTGGEDAHFICEEKQVIGVADGVGGWADVGVDAGFYARLLMSNSVAAIKEEQEGPVDPAKVLEKAHANTKVIGSSTACIVALTDQGIHAINLGDSAFIVIRDGHTVFRSPAQQYGFNFPYQLANGNGGDLPSSGQVFTFPVASGDVLVAGTDGLFDNLYDNEIVALVVQASRSGLEPGVTAQNIAKLAQQRAQDRHRQTPFSTAAHDAGVRYMGGKLDDITVVVSYITDKN